Part of the Bacteroidota bacterium genome is shown below.
CCCCGGCTTAATTATAGGCAGACTGCTTTAAGGGCTGCCGCCGATTTCAGGGCTGCTGCTGATCTTTTGCCGGTTCATTGGGATAGCACCCAGGTTGGACAGGCAACCCTTGGAAATAATGGACAACGTATCAATAAGATGTTTGCTCTGGGTTACCTGGGTAAAGATTTGCTATATGCTGCAAGTCCTATGATGAATGAAGAATCTACCGGCAACGCAACTTATGATGCGGATCTCTGTAAGCAGGCTGCTGCTGCTTTTGCGGAAGCTTTAAAAATGAACGACAGGACACAGATTTACAGAATGCAGTCGTGGAATACCTGGACGGATAATTTTTGGGTGTGGTCCCCCAGTAATACCGTTATGTCCGGGGGTACAGAGGTGATCATGAATTGTACCGTATTCGATAATGGACGGGTACGGTGGTCAACGGTAGGTGCAACTTGCCCCACCCAGTTTGGGGGAAATTCAAGTACGGTTGAAGTACCTACTGCCAATTATATTAAAAATTATGCCATGGCTAACGGCCTTCCTATAGATGATCCTGCTTCCGGTTATAAACCTAATGACCCATGGACGGGCAGGGAACCCAGATTTTATAAGGATATTATTATTGATGGGGACAAAATGGTGAACAGCAGTGCTGCAAAAGATGATCAGTATGCCCAGCTTTTTACCGGTGGGCGTCATCGTAGTACTACCAATGGCAGTGTGACCGGTTTCTTTTATAAAAGGTATTCTCCAATCGGTTGCAATCAATGGGATAATAAATGGGGGGCTTTTCAAGCCTATGTTCCATTCCTGAGGTTGGCAGATATATACCTCATGTATTCTGAGGCTGTTCTGCAGGGTTATGGCTCCGCTTCTTCCAGCGACCCGGATTATCCGCTTACTGCTGAAGGTGCCCTGAATATTATCAGAAACCGTGCCCAGTTGCCTAATATTTCCGCAAACTATACGGCAACCAAAGAGGCTTTTATGGGTGAGCTTATTCGTGAACGTGCCGTAGAATTTGCCTTTGAAGGACAACGTTTCCAGGATCTGCGCCGTTGGAACCTGAATACTGAATTGAAATACAAGGAAAAAACTGCTGTGGATTTTGACCGTGACCCAGTTACCAAGAAGCCTATAAATATCAAAGAAAGAGTGGTTATTACAAGAGTAGCTGTGAAAAAACATAATTGGCTGCCTTTCCAAACGAAAGATGTCTCTTTGTATAAGGGCTTTTCACAAAATCCTGGATGGTAAGCCTGTAGGTCAAAATATTTTTAATATATAAATCTTAAGAAATGGAAAAAAGATATTTCAATATATTGATCATTATTCTGTCTTTGTTTTTTACACTTCCTTTGACAAAAACATTTGGTCAGAGTGATCAGAAAGAAAGCTATGTAAAAATCGAATCCAGGGTGACTGATGAAACAGGCAATCCTATTGCCGGTGCAAAGGTTTACGGAGATGAAGGTGCGATTTTAGCAAATACGGACGCTTCAGGAAAATTTGATATTATGGTCCCGGCTAAGACTGATATTATGATTGAAGCTGATGGTTATGAATCAAGAGTGTTTAAACAGGGCAAGCTTGAGAGCATAAAAGCATTTCAACTTCCTGTGTCAAAATTTATGTATGGCAAAAAAGATGAGGTAAATCTTGGCTTCCATAAAGTGAAGAAAGGGGATATCGTAGGGGCTGTATATGTTCTTGATCCTAATGAAATTGCTGAGTATGATAATAATCAGTCTGTTACTTCTGCTCTTACCGGAAGGGTTCCGGGATTGTTGGGCTCTTCAAATATCCGTGGAATTGGTGGCCCAATGTTTGTAATTGACGGTTTACCCCGCACTTCATCCGATATTTCGATGGCTGAAGTGGATCAGATTACCGTATTAAAAGATGTTAATTCATCCATGTTATACGGAAGCAGGGCTGTGAATGGGGTTGTTTTGATCACTACCAAAAGAGGCAAACCTTATCAACAAAATATTAAGGTAAATGGTTACTATGGCGTTTCTTTGCCAATTGAACTGCCTAAATATTTGTCATCCAGCCAATACATGCAACTTTATAATGAAGCCCGTTTAAATGATGGGCTTACCGCTCCGTATGACCTGACAACAATAGAAAATTATGCTACAGGGAACAAATACCGTTATCCCAATGTGGATTATTATTCATCAGAGTATTTGAATTCATATAAACCCTTTTTTAAGGCAAGCACTGAATTGTCAGGGGGTAATGATGTCGCTACCTACTATTCGAATATAGGCTGGGCTAAATCTGGCAGCCTGATTGATTTTGGAGAAGGTAAAAATGGCGGCGAAAACATTTTTAATGTCAGAGGCAATGTCGATCTTAATGTTAATAAATATGTGAAAACTTCAATTGATGCTGCTGCATATTTCGACAATACAAAAAGTCAGACCGGGGATTTCTGGGGAAATGCTTCTTCCTACAGGCCTAATTTATTTGCACCCCTGATTCCAATAGATATGGTTGTGCCGGGTAATGCTTTGGTTGATGCCCGTAAAACTGATGTCAGTGGGATATATCTTCTTGGAGGTACCTCAAGTTATCCGACAAATGCAATAGCTGAAGGTTATGCAGGAGGCAAAAATGCCACGATCCGGAGAACGTTTTCTTTCAACAACCGGGTTGATATAAACCTGGGTGATTTGGTAAAAGGCTTAAGTTTCCATACGAATTTCGGTTTCGACTTATACACCCGTTTTAATCAAAG
Proteins encoded:
- a CDS encoding RagB/SusD family nutrient uptake outer membrane protein, coding for PRLNYRQTALRAAADFRAAADLLPVHWDSTQVGQATLGNNGQRINKMFALGYLGKDLLYAASPMMNEESTGNATYDADLCKQAAAAFAEALKMNDRTQIYRMQSWNTWTDNFWVWSPSNTVMSGGTEVIMNCTVFDNGRVRWSTVGATCPTQFGGNSSTVEVPTANYIKNYAMANGLPIDDPASGYKPNDPWTGREPRFYKDIIIDGDKMVNSSAAKDDQYAQLFTGGRHRSTTNGSVTGFFYKRYSPIGCNQWDNKWGAFQAYVPFLRLADIYLMYSEAVLQGYGSASSSDPDYPLTAEGALNIIRNRAQLPNISANYTATKEAFMGELIRERAVEFAFEGQRFQDLRRWNLNTELKYKEKTAVDFDRDPVTKKPINIKERVVITRVAVKKHNWLPFQTKDVSLYKGFSQNPGW